A portion of the Stella humosa genome contains these proteins:
- a CDS encoding DMT family transporter: protein MTMAQEKLGTDILRGILFMCLAATVLPVMNAFVKYLNAEYHPFAIIWARTTGHFIFALLLFAPAAGLASLFRTQRPGLQVCRSLLHLASMLCFFTGIAFVPLAEASAITFLAPFLVTALSGPMLGEKVGIRRWSAVVVGFGGALVVTRPGSGAVPPEAILLFGSASAYALYQILTKRVSALDRPETSVIYSGVAGTLIMSMVVPFFWIWPNDWVDAVLFLSLGILGGLGHYFVARAFMWGPASVISPFNYGQIAVATVLGYLMFGNLPDIWTWVGVAIIISSGLYIAYRETRRRAERTALRPEVK from the coding sequence ATGACGATGGCGCAGGAGAAGCTGGGGACCGACATCCTGCGGGGCATCCTGTTCATGTGTCTGGCGGCGACGGTGCTGCCGGTGATGAACGCCTTCGTCAAGTATCTCAACGCCGAATACCATCCCTTCGCCATCATCTGGGCGCGCACCACCGGGCATTTCATCTTCGCGCTGCTGCTGTTCGCGCCAGCCGCCGGGCTGGCCAGCCTGTTCCGCACGCAGCGGCCTGGGCTCCAGGTCTGCCGCTCGCTGCTGCACCTGGCCTCGATGCTGTGCTTCTTCACCGGAATAGCCTTCGTGCCGCTGGCCGAAGCGTCGGCCATAACCTTCCTGGCGCCCTTCCTGGTCACGGCCCTGTCGGGGCCGATGCTGGGCGAGAAGGTCGGCATCCGCCGCTGGTCGGCGGTCGTGGTCGGCTTCGGCGGTGCGCTGGTGGTCACCCGGCCGGGATCGGGCGCGGTGCCGCCGGAGGCGATCCTGCTGTTCGGCAGTGCCAGCGCCTATGCGCTCTACCAGATCCTGACCAAGCGCGTGTCGGCGCTGGACCGGCCCGAGACGTCGGTCATCTACAGCGGCGTCGCCGGCACTCTCATCATGTCCATGGTCGTGCCGTTCTTCTGGATCTGGCCCAACGACTGGGTGGATGCGGTGTTGTTCCTGTCGCTCGGCATCCTGGGCGGGCTCGGCCACTATTTCGTCGCCCGCGCGTTCATGTGGGGACCGGCCTCGGTGATATCGCCCTTCAACTACGGGCAGATCGCGGTCGCCACGGTCCTGGGCTACCTCATGTTCGGCAACCTGCCCGACATCTGGACCTGGGTCGGCGTCGCCATCATCATCTCCAGCGGCCTCTATATTGCCTACCGTGAAACGCGCCGGCGGGCCGAGCGCACCGCCCTTCGTCCGGAAGTGAAGTGA
- a CDS encoding DNA topoisomerase IB, with the protein MPRDGDILPEAVVEALEGSGLVHSSDDEPGIARRRRGRGFAYLRPDGSPIKDARTLARIRALAIPPAYRSVWICPRGDGHLQATGRDARGRKQYRYHPDWRQVRDQAKFGRMAAFGRALPAIRAQVAADLARPELTKAKVVAGVVRLLERTLIRVGNDRYAAENGSFGLTTLRKRHAAVAGDRIGLEFRAKGGRLHATELADRRIARLVAACRELPGQRLFQYLDDDGQRHPVGSEDVNLYLKEATGQDFSAKDFRTWAGTLLAACHLADAERGLSQTAARRIVMDCVRGVAAKLANTPAVCRKCYIHPGVLDAYVEGRLPRRCADEKAMLRLLGRLARAQA; encoded by the coding sequence ATGCCCCGCGATGGCGACATCCTGCCCGAGGCCGTCGTCGAGGCGCTGGAGGGCAGCGGCCTCGTCCATAGCAGCGACGACGAACCCGGCATCGCGCGCCGCCGCCGGGGCCGCGGCTTCGCCTATCTCCGCCCCGACGGATCGCCCATCAAGGACGCGCGCACGCTGGCGCGCATCCGGGCCTTGGCCATCCCGCCCGCCTATCGCAGCGTCTGGATCTGCCCGCGCGGCGACGGCCACCTGCAGGCAACCGGGCGCGACGCCCGCGGGCGCAAGCAATACCGCTATCACCCCGACTGGCGGCAGGTGCGTGACCAGGCGAAGTTCGGCCGCATGGCCGCATTCGGCCGGGCCTTGCCGGCGATCCGCGCCCAGGTGGCGGCCGACCTCGCGCGGCCCGAACTGACCAAGGCCAAGGTGGTGGCCGGCGTCGTCCGCCTGCTGGAGCGCACGCTGATCCGGGTCGGCAACGACCGCTACGCGGCCGAGAACGGCAGCTTCGGCCTGACCACGCTGCGCAAGCGCCACGCCGCCGTGGCCGGCGACCGCATCGGGCTGGAGTTCCGTGCCAAGGGCGGCCGGCTGCATGCGACCGAACTGGCCGACCGGCGCATCGCCCGGCTGGTTGCCGCCTGCCGCGAGCTGCCGGGGCAGCGCCTGTTCCAGTATCTCGATGACGACGGGCAACGCCATCCAGTCGGCTCGGAGGACGTGAACCTCTACCTGAAGGAAGCGACCGGCCAGGACTTCTCCGCCAAGGATTTCCGCACCTGGGCCGGCACGCTGCTGGCGGCCTGCCATCTGGCCGACGCCGAGCGCGGCCTGTCGCAGACGGCCGCCCGCCGCATCGTCATGGATTGCGTGCGCGGGGTGGCAGCGAAGCTGGCCAACACGCCGGCCGTCTGCCGCAAATGCTACATCCATCCGGGCGTGCTCGACGCCTATGTCGAGGGGCGCCTGCCGCGCCGCTGCGCCGACGAAAAGGCGATGCTGCGGCTTCTCGGCCGGCTGGCCCGCGCCCAGGCCTGA
- the pepN gene encoding aminopeptidase N translates to MSHQPIRRADYLPPDFGIDRVELEFDLEPARTLVRARLAIRRIGASDAALVLDGEDMELLGLALDGNALAADRYRLEPTRLTIPGVPDAFELVIDGAIAPAANTALEGLYISSSVFCTQCEPEGFRRITWFLDRPDVLSVFRTTIRAERARFPILLSNGNLAAARDLGDGRHEAVWDDPFPKPSYLFALVAGDLAVVEDRFTTRSGRDVALKILVEHGKEGRAGYAMDSLKRSMRWDEETYGLEYDLDVFHIVAVSDFNMGAMENKSLNVFNDRFILADPATATDLDYANVEGVVAHEYFHNWTGNRITCRDWFQLSLKEGLTVYRDQEFTADERSRAVKRIQDVRVLRARQFPEDGGPLAHPIRPDSYLEINNFYTATVYEKGAEVIRMLEALLDRDGFRRGMDLYVARHDGEAATCDQFVAAMADANGRDLSHFLRWYGQAGTPRLTLEQSHDAATGTYALTVSQRTPPTPGQPDKLPLHLPVHMGLIGRDGAEIPLRLEGENAPQGTSRVLELTEASQTWRFVGVEAPPVLSINRGFAAPVVVESSESEDDLALRMRADADPFSRWEAAQSFATRLLLAGIAAAAEGRPPPPTDAFVAALAAAFDAVEGDPAFAAELLALPGELYLAEQVAVIDVEAIHAARKALRAAVAQGLVDRLRHVRTGPPRPFAPDAASAGHRALANMALGYLSTIDGPAAAMAQYRAADNMTDRFSALAILSELDVPERTAALADFHDRHAGDALVLNKWLGLQAGSSLPDTLATVRALLDHPAFSYGNPNKIYALVGGFAGNALRFHAADGSGYAFMVDQILRLDPQNPQVASRLLKAFGRWRRFDADRQALMRDAMERIAATPGLSPDCREIVGLSLAS, encoded by the coding sequence ATGAGCCACCAGCCGATCCGCCGTGCCGACTACCTGCCGCCCGACTTCGGCATCGACCGGGTGGAGCTGGAGTTCGACCTGGAACCCGCCCGCACCCTGGTTCGCGCCCGCCTGGCGATCCGGCGCATCGGCGCCTCCGACGCGGCGCTGGTGCTGGACGGCGAGGACATGGAACTCCTCGGCCTCGCGCTGGACGGCAACGCCCTGGCGGCCGACCGCTACCGGCTGGAGCCGACCCGCCTCACCATCCCCGGCGTGCCCGATGCATTCGAGCTCGTCATCGACGGAGCCATCGCCCCGGCCGCCAACACCGCGCTGGAGGGGCTCTACATCTCCAGCAGCGTCTTCTGCACCCAGTGCGAGCCGGAAGGCTTCCGCCGCATCACCTGGTTCCTCGACCGGCCGGACGTGCTGTCGGTCTTCCGCACCACCATCCGCGCCGAGCGCGCGCGCTTCCCCATCCTGCTGTCGAACGGCAACCTCGCCGCGGCCCGCGACCTGGGCGACGGACGCCACGAGGCGGTCTGGGATGATCCGTTCCCCAAGCCCAGCTATCTCTTCGCGCTGGTGGCGGGCGACCTGGCCGTGGTCGAGGACCGCTTCACCACCCGCTCGGGCCGCGATGTCGCGCTGAAGATCCTGGTCGAGCATGGCAAGGAAGGCCGCGCCGGCTACGCCATGGATTCGCTGAAGCGATCGATGCGCTGGGACGAGGAGACCTACGGGCTCGAATACGACCTCGACGTCTTCCACATCGTCGCCGTGTCGGACTTCAACATGGGGGCGATGGAGAACAAGAGCCTCAACGTCTTCAACGACCGCTTCATCCTGGCCGACCCCGCGACCGCGACCGACCTCGACTATGCCAATGTCGAGGGCGTGGTCGCGCACGAGTATTTCCACAACTGGACCGGCAACCGCATCACCTGCCGCGACTGGTTCCAGCTCAGCCTGAAGGAAGGGCTGACCGTCTATCGCGACCAGGAGTTCACGGCCGACGAGCGCTCGCGCGCGGTCAAGCGCATCCAGGACGTGCGCGTCCTGCGCGCGCGCCAGTTCCCCGAGGATGGCGGGCCGCTGGCCCACCCGATCCGGCCGGACAGCTACCTGGAGATCAACAACTTCTACACCGCCACCGTCTACGAGAAGGGGGCGGAGGTCATCCGCATGCTGGAGGCCCTGCTCGACCGGGACGGCTTCCGCCGCGGCATGGACCTCTATGTCGCCCGCCATGACGGCGAGGCCGCGACCTGCGACCAGTTCGTGGCGGCCATGGCCGATGCCAACGGCCGCGACCTCTCCCACTTCCTGCGCTGGTACGGGCAGGCCGGCACGCCGCGTTTGACTTTGGAGCAGAGCCACGACGCCGCGACCGGCACCTACGCCCTGACCGTGTCGCAGCGCACGCCCCCCACCCCCGGCCAGCCGGACAAGCTGCCGCTGCACCTGCCCGTCCACATGGGACTGATCGGCCGCGACGGGGCGGAGATCCCGTTGCGGCTCGAGGGCGAGAACGCTCCCCAGGGCACGTCGCGGGTGCTGGAACTGACCGAGGCCAGCCAGACCTGGCGCTTCGTCGGCGTCGAGGCGCCGCCTGTCCTGTCCATCAATCGCGGCTTCGCCGCCCCGGTCGTCGTCGAAAGCAGCGAGAGCGAGGATGATCTGGCCCTGCGCATGCGCGCCGACGCCGACCCCTTCTCGCGCTGGGAGGCGGCCCAGAGCTTTGCCACCCGCCTGCTGCTGGCCGGCATCGCGGCCGCCGCCGAGGGCCGGCCGCCGCCGCCGACCGATGCCTTCGTCGCGGCACTCGCCGCCGCGTTCGACGCGGTCGAGGGCGATCCGGCGTTCGCGGCGGAGCTTCTGGCCCTGCCGGGCGAGCTGTACCTGGCCGAGCAGGTTGCGGTGATCGACGTCGAGGCCATCCACGCCGCCCGCAAGGCCCTGCGCGCGGCCGTCGCCCAAGGCCTGGTGGACCGGCTGCGCCATGTGCGGACCGGGCCACCCCGCCCCTTCGCACCCGATGCCGCCTCGGCCGGCCATCGGGCGCTGGCCAACATGGCGCTCGGCTATCTTTCCACCATCGACGGCCCTGCCGCCGCGATGGCCCAGTACCGCGCGGCCGACAACATGACCGACCGGTTCTCGGCGCTGGCCATCCTGTCGGAACTGGACGTACCGGAGCGGACAGCGGCCCTGGCCGACTTCCACGACCGCCATGCCGGGGATGCGCTGGTGCTGAACAAGTGGCTGGGCTTGCAGGCGGGCTCGTCCTTGCCGGACACGCTGGCGACGGTGCGGGCGCTGCTGGATCACCCCGCCTTCTCCTACGGCAATCCCAACAAGATCTATGCGCTGGTCGGCGGCTTCGCGGGCAACGCGCTGCGTTTCCACGCCGCGGACGGGTCCGGCTACGCCTTCATGGTCGACCAGATCCTGCGGCTCGACCCGCAGAACCCGCAGGTCGCCTCGCGCCTGCTGAAGGCGTTCGGCCGCTGGCGGCGTTTCGATGCCGACCGCCAGGCCCTCATGCGCGACGCGATGGAACGGATCGCGGCTACCCCCGGCCTGTCGCCCGACTGCCGCGAGATCGTCGGCCTGTCGCTGGCAAGCTGA
- a CDS encoding phosphodiesterase: MLIAQISDPHVRPEGVLYKGVAPSNRMLEAAIARLHGLDPRPDLVLLTGDLTEEGLPAEYAAAAAILARLEIPLLLQPGNHDEREAFRATFAAAHPYLPPAGPLHYAIGDRGPVRVVALDVTLPGLHHGDVDDAAADWLADTLAADPGRPTIVMMHQPPVEVGVPYLDLYRCHGADRMAAVVARHPNVERVVCGHVHRVFQLRWAGTLLVTAPSTVTQIALALRPDAEPASYLDPPAFLLHHWRPEAGLITHYCPIDAAPGPFPFA; this comes from the coding sequence GTGCTGATCGCCCAGATATCGGACCCCCATGTCCGGCCGGAAGGGGTTCTCTACAAGGGCGTGGCGCCGTCGAACCGCATGCTGGAGGCGGCCATTGCCCGCCTGCATGGGCTCGACCCGCGACCGGACCTGGTGCTGCTGACGGGCGACCTGACCGAGGAAGGGCTGCCGGCGGAATACGCGGCGGCGGCCGCCATCCTGGCCCGGCTGGAGATCCCGCTGCTGCTGCAACCGGGCAACCATGACGAGCGCGAGGCGTTCCGCGCCACCTTCGCCGCCGCCCACCCCTACCTGCCGCCCGCGGGGCCGCTGCATTACGCGATCGGCGACCGCGGCCCGGTGCGGGTGGTCGCGCTCGACGTCACCCTGCCCGGCCTGCATCATGGGGATGTCGACGACGCGGCCGCGGACTGGCTGGCCGACACGCTGGCGGCCGATCCCGGCCGGCCGACGATCGTGATGATGCACCAGCCGCCGGTCGAGGTCGGCGTCCCCTATCTCGACCTCTACCGCTGCCATGGGGCCGACCGGATGGCCGCCGTGGTCGCCCGTCATCCCAATGTCGAGCGCGTCGTCTGCGGCCATGTCCACCGCGTGTTCCAGTTGCGCTGGGCCGGCACGCTGCTGGTGACGGCGCCCAGCACGGTGACGCAGATCGCACTCGCCCTGCGCCCGGACGCGGAGCCCGCCTCCTACCTCGATCCGCCGGCCTTCCTGCTGCACCACTGGCGGCCGGAAGCGGGCCTCATCACCCACTACTGCCCGATCGACGCAGCGCCAGGGCCGTTCCCGTTCGCCTGA
- a CDS encoding SDR family oxidoreductase yields the protein MPEQFPAQQQARQPGLESEMRPEPDHAPRYPGAGRLTGQVALISGGDSGIGRAVAVAMAREGASIAILHTDREAGDAIDTVELIEAEGGQALTMAGDIGSEDFCRSAVDATLARFGRLDVLVNNAAEQHPQDDLTKIGAAQLERTFRTNVFGYFFLTKAALPHLGDGAAIINTTSVTAYKGSGHLIDYAATRGAIVAFTRSLADSLNQRGIRVNAVAPGPIWTPLIPASFPPDRVAQHGQATPMGRAGQPNEVAPCYVFLACKDSSYMTGQVLHPNGGTPVNG from the coding sequence ATGCCCGAACAGTTCCCCGCCCAGCAGCAGGCCCGCCAGCCGGGCCTGGAGTCCGAGATGCGGCCGGAGCCCGACCATGCGCCGCGCTATCCAGGCGCCGGGCGGCTGACCGGCCAGGTGGCCCTCATCTCCGGCGGGGACAGCGGCATCGGCCGTGCGGTCGCCGTCGCCATGGCGCGGGAGGGCGCGTCGATCGCCATCCTGCACACCGACCGCGAGGCGGGCGACGCCATCGACACCGTGGAATTGATCGAAGCAGAGGGCGGGCAGGCGCTCACCATGGCCGGCGACATCGGCTCGGAGGATTTCTGCCGGTCGGCGGTGGACGCCACGCTCGCCCGCTTCGGGCGCCTCGACGTGCTGGTCAACAACGCGGCCGAGCAGCACCCGCAGGACGACCTGACCAAGATCGGCGCCGCCCAGCTCGAGCGGACGTTCCGCACCAACGTCTTCGGCTATTTCTTCCTGACTAAGGCGGCATTGCCGCACCTGGGGGATGGGGCCGCCATCATCAACACGACCTCGGTCACCGCCTACAAGGGCAGCGGCCACCTGATCGATTATGCCGCCACCCGCGGCGCCATCGTCGCCTTCACCCGCTCGCTGGCGGATTCCCTCAACCAGCGTGGCATCCGCGTGAACGCGGTGGCGCCGGGTCCGATTTGGACGCCGCTGATCCCGGCGTCCTTCCCGCCGGACCGGGTGGCGCAGCACGGCCAGGCGACGCCGATGGGTCGCGCCGGCCAGCCGAACGAGGTGGCGCCCTGCTACGTCTTTCTGGCGTGCAAGGATTCCTCCTACATGACGGGGCAGGTGTTGCACCCCAACGGCGGCACGCCGGTCAACGGCTGA
- a CDS encoding MFS transporter, with protein MAPHSVAIRIAIFYAAIFAVIGLRMPFWPVWLSGRGLGPGEIGVVLAVGSWMQVAAAPWVASRVDRRGERRKVLAILAAAAALGYALFDLTGGFVGIVLVAGLVAAVFTPIMPLGDNLAMLAVSRYGIDYGRARLWGSISFMVVATVGGAAIAGHSERVLWMIVAAVAATAAAALLLPDIRTARQRDRTGALRPLLRDRRFLAFLATAGCLQCSHAMIYGFGTLHWQGAGLSPAFIGLLWAESVVAEIVFFAWGKHALTRIGPLGLLAAGAVAGLVRWPLTALGTDPVTLLLLQPLHAATFGAAHLGAMTFIARTIPPERSASAQSLHSAIAGGIAFGIAMPLAGILYGFFGGAGFAAMTLFSALGLAGTWWLSRTP; from the coding sequence GTGGCCCCCCATTCCGTCGCCATCCGCATCGCCATCTTCTATGCGGCGATCTTCGCGGTCATCGGGTTGCGCATGCCGTTCTGGCCGGTATGGCTGTCGGGGCGCGGGCTCGGCCCCGGCGAGATCGGGGTGGTGCTGGCCGTGGGCTCTTGGATGCAAGTGGCGGCCGCTCCATGGGTCGCGTCGCGCGTGGACCGCCGCGGCGAGCGGCGAAAGGTGCTGGCGATCCTAGCGGCGGCGGCCGCCCTGGGCTACGCCCTGTTCGACCTGACGGGCGGCTTCGTCGGCATCGTCCTGGTGGCGGGGCTGGTGGCGGCGGTGTTCACGCCGATCATGCCGCTCGGCGACAACCTCGCCATGCTGGCGGTCTCACGCTACGGCATCGACTATGGCCGCGCGCGTCTGTGGGGGTCGATCAGCTTCATGGTCGTGGCGACCGTGGGCGGGGCTGCCATCGCCGGCCATTCGGAGCGCGTGCTGTGGATGATCGTGGCCGCGGTCGCCGCCACCGCGGCGGCCGCCCTGCTGCTGCCGGACATCCGCACTGCCCGCCAGCGCGACCGCACGGGCGCCCTGCGGCCGCTGCTGCGCGACCGCCGCTTCCTGGCGTTCCTGGCGACGGCCGGCTGCCTGCAATGCAGCCATGCCATGATCTACGGCTTTGGCACGCTGCATTGGCAGGGGGCGGGGCTGTCGCCTGCCTTCATCGGTCTGCTGTGGGCGGAATCGGTGGTGGCGGAGATCGTCTTCTTTGCCTGGGGCAAGCACGCCCTGACGCGCATCGGGCCGCTCGGCCTGCTGGCGGCGGGTGCCGTCGCCGGCCTGGTGCGCTGGCCGCTGACCGCGCTCGGCACGGACCCGGTGACGCTGCTGCTGCTCCAGCCGCTCCACGCCGCCACGTTCGGCGCGGCCCATCTGGGGGCGATGACCTTCATCGCCCGCACGATCCCGCCCGAGCGATCGGCCAGCGCCCAGAGCCTGCACAGCGCGATCGCCGGCGGCATCGCCTTCGGCATCGCCATGCCGCTGGCGGGCATCCTCTATGGCTTCTTCGGCGGGGCGGGCTTCGCCGCGATGACGCTGTTCTCCGCCCTCGGGCTGGCGGGAACGTGGTGGCTGTCGCGGACGCCATGA
- a CDS encoding Crp/Fnr family transcriptional regulator, whose translation MTAASSFPQSLDGIDILAKLSVDDRAAIARRCHWRRFGAQDQIIDRDGGSRDVLFVTSGRVRIVNFSSNGREVSLDDVPAGGFFGELAAIDGAARSANVVALEDTIIASLVPSAFLALLREHPELALAIMRRLAGIIRQANARIMDLSTVGAQSRVCGELLRLAREDGDDEDWRISPVPRHSDVASRASTTRETVARVLGELTRHAVVKREADALLIADPERLAALVEHYHMAD comes from the coding sequence ATGACCGCCGCCTCATCCTTTCCCCAGTCGCTCGACGGGATCGACATCCTGGCGAAGCTGTCGGTCGACGACCGCGCGGCCATCGCCCGGCGCTGCCACTGGCGGCGCTTCGGCGCGCAGGACCAGATCATCGACCGCGACGGCGGCAGCCGCGACGTGCTGTTCGTCACCAGCGGCCGGGTGCGGATCGTCAATTTTTCGTCGAACGGGCGCGAGGTCAGCTTGGACGACGTGCCGGCCGGCGGCTTCTTCGGCGAACTGGCAGCGATCGACGGGGCGGCGCGCTCGGCCAACGTGGTGGCGCTGGAAGACACGATCATCGCCAGCCTGGTCCCCAGCGCCTTCCTGGCCCTGCTGCGCGAGCATCCCGAGCTGGCGCTGGCGATCATGCGCCGGCTGGCCGGCATCATCCGCCAGGCCAATGCCCGCATCATGGACCTCAGCACCGTGGGTGCGCAGAGCCGGGTCTGTGGCGAGTTGCTGCGCCTGGCGCGCGAGGACGGCGACGACGAGGACTGGCGCATCAGCCCGGTGCCGCGCCATTCCGACGTTGCCAGCCGCGCCAGCACGACGCGCGAGACGGTGGCCCGCGTGCTGGGCGAACTGACCCGTCACGCCGTGGTGAAGCGCGAGGCCGACGCGCTGCTGATCGCCGACCCCGAGCGGCTGGCCGCCCTGGTCGAGCACTACCACATGGCCGACTGA
- a CDS encoding OmpA family protein, with product MPQQAPATERAPERPPTPPAPPPTVQRPGERDARPGQPPSAGDRNQGDRNREQASPDRPPTRGEAERRQGEPDRRGEPDRPRLPPNAPLDQARPGVPPAMVAPRPATADELRARRMDDVRGSRTQSEEGGRTVIREGGRTIIRDGDRSIIRHDETSRFRADSRDVQVQRRGRETVSTIVRPGGVRIVNTLDDDGRLLRRSRFDARGRELVLIDNRRAARPGVRRYVDLPPPMLRIPRDRYIVAAGAVSAAVIYETLSAPPVDRIERPYALDEIRYSAGVRDRMRRVDIDTITFDTGSWAISADQTSKLDFIAQAMMQAIRANPAEVFLIEGHTDTVGSDIDNLSLSDRRAEEIAIVLTERFGVPPENLTTQGYGEQFPKVAVDGPERENRRVAVRRITPLLAGKGPAR from the coding sequence ATGCCGCAGCAGGCGCCGGCCACCGAACGCGCGCCGGAACGACCGCCCACGCCGCCGGCACCCCCGCCCACGGTGCAGCGTCCTGGCGAACGCGATGCCCGTCCGGGCCAGCCGCCATCCGCGGGCGACCGGAACCAGGGCGACCGCAATCGGGAGCAGGCATCCCCCGACCGACCGCCGACGCGCGGGGAGGCCGAGCGCCGCCAGGGCGAGCCGGACCGGCGAGGCGAGCCCGACCGCCCGCGCCTGCCGCCCAACGCCCCCCTCGATCAGGCCCGGCCGGGCGTGCCACCGGCCATGGTGGCACCTCGCCCGGCCACGGCAGACGAGCTGCGTGCACGCCGCATGGACGATGTCCGCGGCAGCCGCACCCAGAGCGAGGAAGGCGGCCGCACCGTGATCCGCGAAGGCGGCCGGACCATCATCCGCGACGGCGACCGCTCGATCATCCGGCATGACGAGACCAGCCGCTTCCGCGCGGATTCCCGCGACGTACAGGTGCAGCGCCGCGGCCGCGAGACGGTCTCGACCATCGTCCGCCCGGGTGGCGTGCGCATCGTCAACACGCTGGACGACGACGGCCGCCTGCTGCGGCGCAGCCGCTTCGATGCCCGCGGCCGCGAGCTGGTACTGATCGACAACCGCCGGGCCGCGCGGCCGGGCGTGCGGCGCTATGTCGACCTGCCGCCGCCGATGCTGCGCATCCCGCGCGACCGCTACATCGTGGCGGCGGGCGCGGTCAGCGCCGCCGTGATCTACGAGACCCTGTCGGCCCCGCCCGTCGACCGCATCGAGCGGCCATACGCGCTGGACGAGATCCGCTATAGCGCCGGCGTGCGCGACCGCATGCGCCGGGTCGATATCGACACGATCACCTTCGACACCGGCTCCTGGGCGATCTCGGCCGACCAGACCAGCAAGCTCGACTTCATCGCCCAGGCGATGATGCAGGCGATCCGCGCCAACCCGGCCGAGGTCTTCCTGATCGAGGGGCATACGGACACGGTCGGCTCGGACATCGACAACCTGTCGCTGTCCGATCGCCGGGCCGAGGAGATCGCGATCGTGCTGACCGAGCGCTTCGGCGTGCCGCCGGAGAACCTGACGACCCAGGGCTATGGCGAGCAGTTCCCGAAGGTCGCGGTCGACGGGCCGGAGCGCGAGAACCGTCGCGTCGCCGTGCGCCGGATCACCCCGCTGCTGGCGGGCAAGGGCCCGGCGCGCTAG